The Gemmatimonadota bacterium genomic interval CTCGGCTCACACGCTTGGTATCGGGGGAGTTCCACAACGTATACCACCACTACGCGCTCATCGTGGCGGTATTGGCGGTGCTCTTGCTGCCGGGCAGCGGGACCGTGCGGACGGGACTGTTGCTCGTACTTCCTTTTCTGCTATGGCGCACTATGCTCTCCCTCAGCCGCGGCCCGGTGGTGATCGCGGCACTCGCGTTCCTGTATGCGGTGGTCTTCTCCACGCCGCCGCGGGCGGGTCCGCTCTTGAAGCGTGGCTTCATAGCTGTCGCCCTAATCCTGCTCGCTTGGACGCCGCTGCAGTCGCTGACCCAGACTCGCTTGGCGGATGCGTACGAGGTCGCTTTCCTGAATCGAGCCAGCTACGCGGAGTGGGCTGTGAGCTACCGCTTGGCGGAGCTTCGGTCGGCTCTGGCGTACGGCGGGGTGATGGGCGAGGGGTGGGGCGCGTCCGGCGACTTCTCTGCGGCCCTCAACTACACGAATTCTGCCCAGGCGGTCACGACCAAGTCGTACGTGCACAACCTGTTCGGCTTCGCGTGGTGGAAACTCGGGGTCATCGGGGGCGCGCTGGTGATCAGCTTGGTCGTATACACCGTGCGCAACATCAAGCTGTCGGTCGACCTGGGCGACCGAACCGGGGTGATCGTCGGCGGCATTCTCTTGATGTGGCTGCTGCACGGCATGTTCAACATGGACTTCGCTCGCACCGAGGTGAATCTGCTCGTGGCTGCGACGATCAGCTACTTCGTCTCCAGGTCGTTCTGGGGTGAAGCGTTCTTCGAGCGGGAGCCCGTTGGCCCCCGCTGAGGCGGAGAGCGTTCACCGGCTTTCGGTGAGCCGCCTGCTGAGCGGAAGTGTCTGGGCCTTTGGCGGCCGCGGTCTCGGAACCGTGCTCGCGTTGCTCATCAATGCCTTCCTTGCCCGACTCCTCACCCCCGATCAGCTCGGGGCCTATTTTCTGGCGTTCAGCGTAATGACCGTATTGGTGCTCGTGGCTCAGCTCGGGGGCAAGCCGACGATGGTCCGGTTGGTCGCCGCGAGCCGCGCGACTGACCGCGACGGACGGGCCCGAGCCGCGGCCGGACGGGTCGTCCTGCTCGGACTCCTGGGTAGCGTCACGGTAGGCTCGGCCTGGTGGCTTCTGGGGGGCGAGTTGGCCGGCCGGCTCTTCGAGTCCGAGGACATCGGGCGGGTTTCTGGATTGATCGCGATCTGGGTCGGAGTGCTCGCGCTCGCCGAGCTGCACACCGAGGGGCATCGGGCGCTGGGAGATATCCGCGCGGCCGTGCTTCTCGGCTGGGTCGCGAACAACGTGGTGCTCGTCCTCGTCTTGGCGGTTGTGCTCGTCTCTGGGGTGAGCTTCGGTTTCCGGGCGGCGCTGGTAGTCTCGATCGTCGGAGCCGCGGTGACGCTGCTGATCGGCGCGGGGACACTGTGGAGGCGCCTATGGGCGCTGCCGCGAGGCCAGATCGCGCTACGGGAGGTCCTGACGGTATCGATGCCGCTTCTTGGCACGCACTTGCTTCTCTTCGTGGTCGGCCAGAGTGGTCTGTGGATCCTCGGCGCACTACGCCCGGAGGCGGAAGTCGCCCTATACGGCGCGGCATTCCGTCTGGTGACCGTCGTGAAGATGCCGCTCCTGATCGCGAACGCGGTCGTACCGCCCTTCATCAGCGACTACCATGCTCGAGGAGAGATCGAGGCTCTCGAGACGACGCTGAGAGGCACCGCGACCGTCGCGGCGCTGCCCGCGCTGGTGGTGCTGGCCGCGTTCGCGATCGCTGGCGGACCCATTCTGGGTGTCGTCTTTGGCGATCCGTACCGCGACGCGGCACTGCTGCTGGCCGTTCTGAGCCTCGGGCAGGCGGTCAACGTTTGGGCCGGATCGGCTGATATCACGCTGATGCTCACCGGCCAC includes:
- a CDS encoding lipopolysaccharide biosynthesis protein yields the protein MAPAEAESVHRLSVSRLLSGSVWAFGGRGLGTVLALLINAFLARLLTPDQLGAYFLAFSVMTVLVLVAQLGGKPTMVRLVAASRATDRDGRARAAAGRVVLLGLLGSVTVGSAWWLLGGELAGRLFESEDIGRVSGLIAIWVGVLALAELHTEGHRALGDIRAAVLLGWVANNVVLVLVLAVVLVSGVSFGFRAALVVSIVGAAVTLLIGAGTLWRRLWALPRGQIALREVLTVSMPLLGTHLLLFVVGQSGLWILGALRPEAEVALYGAAFRLVTVVKMPLLIANAVVPPFISDYHARGEIEALETTLRGTATVAALPALVVLAAFAIAGGPILGVVFGDPYRDAALLLAVLSLGQAVNVWAGSADITLMLTGHQIPMLRVTAISGGAGIVGAIWAGSQYGAAGVAWAAAATWLLQAILMLSLARRLVGVRPGASFAPASLKAAYQLVMQGLRGGAQGQGQGKGKRKRR